A genomic stretch from Flavobacterium humidisoli includes:
- a CDS encoding RNA-binding S4 domain-containing protein, producing the protein MRIDKYLWCVRYYKTRNMVTEACKKNQITVNGQVAKPSKEVFPTDRITFRKDQITQIITVLDIPQNRVGAKLVDIYQKNETPPEAFAHLELLKLSKEHSRRTGAGRPTKKDRRDIDDYGDDIYDEEEEIE; encoded by the coding sequence ATGAGAATAGATAAATACTTGTGGTGCGTTCGATATTACAAGACTAGAAACATGGTAACCGAAGCTTGCAAAAAGAATCAGATCACTGTAAATGGGCAAGTTGCAAAACCTTCAAAAGAAGTTTTTCCCACAGACCGAATTACATTTAGAAAAGATCAAATTACACAAATTATAACGGTTTTAGACATTCCGCAAAATCGAGTTGGAGCAAAGCTGGTAGATATTTACCAAAAAAACGAAACTCCTCCAGAAGCTTTTGCACATTTAGAGCTATTAAAATTATCTAAAGAACATTCTAGAAGAACTGGCGCAGGACGTCCAACCAAGAAAGACCGAAGAGACATTGACGATTACGGAGACGATATTTATGATGAAGAAGAAGAAATAGAATAA
- a CDS encoding DMT family transporter produces MRNDNLKSYLNLHLIVFIWGFTAILGALITIDADNLVWYRMLIAMIFLGGFIAFKKHSFKVPVKEFFKLIFVGLLIALHWIFFFKAIHVSNVSITLSIFSLGAFFASLLEPLFYGRKVLWYEVFFGLIIIAGLGLILQVEIKYLTGVYYALAAIILGVLFTLMNGKLISDHEPSVITFYEFGAGVFFITIYFLFQGKFTADFFQMSLNNWVLLLILASICTAYAFTASVKVMQRLTPYTVMLTTNLEPVYGIVLAYFILGGKEKMSIEFYIGAVIIIITVILNGVFKHYQNKKENL; encoded by the coding sequence ATGCGAAACGATAATTTAAAAAGTTATTTAAATCTACACTTAATTGTTTTTATCTGGGGTTTTACAGCCATTCTAGGCGCTTTAATTACAATTGATGCCGATAATCTGGTTTGGTACAGAATGTTGATTGCCATGATTTTTCTTGGCGGATTTATTGCATTTAAAAAACATTCTTTTAAGGTTCCTGTGAAAGAATTTTTTAAATTGATTTTTGTTGGATTATTGATAGCATTGCACTGGATTTTCTTTTTTAAAGCAATTCATGTTTCCAATGTTTCAATCACACTTTCCATATTTTCGTTAGGAGCTTTTTTCGCCTCTTTATTAGAACCCTTATTTTATGGAAGAAAAGTGCTTTGGTATGAGGTCTTTTTTGGACTCATAATTATTGCTGGTTTAGGATTGATACTTCAAGTTGAAATAAAATATCTTACGGGAGTTTATTACGCTTTGGCTGCCATCATTTTAGGAGTTTTATTTACCTTAATGAATGGTAAATTAATTTCAGATCACGAACCTTCGGTAATTACATTTTATGAATTTGGAGCGGGCGTTTTCTTTATTACTATTTATTTTTTATTTCAAGGAAAATTTACAGCAGATTTTTTCCAAATGTCTTTAAATAATTGGGTCTTATTATTGATTTTGGCCTCAATTTGTACGGCTTACGCCTTTACCGCTTCGGTAAAAGTAATGCAGCGATTAACGCCTTATACCGTAATGTTAACGACTAATTTGGAGCCAGTTTATGGGATAGTTTTGGCTTATTTTATCTTGGGAGGAAAAGAAAAAATGAGTATCGAATTTTACATCGGAGCTGTCATAATCATCATAACAGTTATTCTAAACGGTGTTTTTAAACATTATCAGAACAAGAAAGAAAACTTGTAA
- a CDS encoding acetyl-CoA carboxylase carboxyltransferase subunit alpha, with product MEYLDFELPIKELEEQLEKCVIIGKESDVDVTPTCKEINKKLVETKKEIYKNLTAWQRVQLSRHPNRPYTLDYIRAICGDTFLELHGDRGFKDDKAMVGGLGKINGQSFMIIGQQKGFNTKTRQYRNFGMANPEGYRKALRLMKMAEKFGIPVLTLVDTPGAYPGLEAEERGQGEAIARNIFEMVRLQVPIITIIVGEGASGGALGIGVGDRVYMLENTWYSVISPESCSSILWKSWEYKERAAEALKLTSSDMKKQKLVDDVIPEPLGGAHYDRETTFKTVAEYITKGYNELKDLSTADLIAQRMDKYSNMGEFKE from the coding sequence ATGGAATATTTAGATTTTGAGCTTCCAATTAAAGAACTTGAAGAACAGTTAGAAAAGTGCGTTATTATTGGAAAAGAATCTGACGTTGACGTAACGCCGACGTGCAAGGAAATCAACAAAAAATTAGTAGAGACTAAAAAAGAAATATATAAAAACCTTACGGCTTGGCAGAGAGTACAATTGTCAAGACATCCAAATAGACCTTATACTTTAGATTACATTAGAGCAATCTGTGGAGATACTTTCTTAGAACTTCACGGAGACAGAGGTTTTAAAGATGATAAAGCAATGGTTGGTGGTCTTGGTAAAATAAACGGACAATCGTTTATGATCATTGGTCAGCAAAAAGGTTTTAATACTAAAACACGTCAATACCGTAATTTTGGTATGGCTAATCCAGAAGGGTACCGTAAAGCTTTGCGTTTGATGAAAATGGCAGAAAAATTCGGAATTCCAGTTCTTACTTTAGTAGATACTCCGGGTGCATACCCAGGACTTGAAGCTGAAGAAAGAGGACAAGGAGAGGCTATCGCTAGAAATATTTTCGAAATGGTTCGTCTTCAAGTGCCAATCATCACTATAATAGTTGGTGAAGGGGCTTCAGGTGGAGCTTTAGGAATTGGTGTTGGAGATCGTGTTTATATGTTAGAAAACACTTGGTATTCTGTAATTTCTCCAGAATCTTGCTCTTCTATTTTATGGAAAAGCTGGGAGTACAAAGAGCGTGCAGCAGAAGCATTAAAACTGACTTCTTCTGATATGAAAAAACAAAAACTTGTTGATGATGTAATTCCAGAACCACTAGGCGGAGCGCATTATGACAGAGAAACTACTTTTAAAACAGTGGCGGAATATATTACAAAAGGATATAACGAATTGAAAGACTTATCAACAGCCGATTTAATTGCCCAGAGAATGGACAAATACAGTAATATGGGCGAGTTTAAAGAGTAA
- a CDS encoding MerR family transcriptional regulator, translating to MINNIKTVFSIKDLENLSGIKAHTIRIWEKRYNILEPMRTDTNIRFYNLQNLQKLLNITLLHEYGYKISKIATYPEEKIPQLVREIISKKNSQNYAITSFKMAMMNFDQELFFNTFDWLITEKTFKEVFKEHFLPLLKELGLLWQSETITPANEHFMSHLIKQKILIYTESLQIRKPIKTDRIFVLSLPLNEIHQIGLLYLQYEILDKGYKTIYLGESMPIENLQDLTKHFENITFISFMTVQPDRSVINQYVKSMGQKLLQKNNEIWLMGKMVEYIDEKVLTDRIRVFDSMEETINML from the coding sequence ATGATAAACAATATTAAAACTGTTTTCAGTATTAAAGATCTTGAGAACTTATCTGGAATAAAAGCGCATACCATACGCATCTGGGAAAAGAGATACAATATCCTTGAACCTATGCGAACCGATACTAATATTAGATTTTACAATCTTCAAAACCTGCAGAAACTTTTAAACATTACGTTACTGCATGAATACGGCTATAAGATTTCTAAAATTGCAACCTATCCTGAAGAAAAAATACCACAACTGGTACGCGAAATAATTTCGAAGAAAAATTCTCAAAACTACGCCATCACTTCTTTCAAAATGGCGATGATGAACTTTGATCAAGAATTATTCTTCAATACATTCGATTGGCTTATTACTGAAAAAACATTTAAAGAAGTTTTTAAAGAACATTTTTTACCCCTTTTAAAAGAGTTGGGATTATTATGGCAGTCTGAAACGATTACTCCTGCAAATGAACATTTCATGAGTCATTTAATCAAGCAGAAAATATTGATTTACACAGAAAGTCTACAAATTAGAAAACCTATTAAAACCGACCGGATTTTTGTTTTATCACTTCCGCTAAACGAAATTCACCAAATAGGATTATTATACCTGCAATACGAAATCCTTGATAAAGGCTATAAAACTATTTATCTGGGAGAAAGTATGCCAATTGAAAACCTGCAGGATTTAACCAAACATTTTGAGAACATTACGTTTATTTCCTTTATGACTGTTCAACCAGACCGAAGTGTAATTAATCAATATGTAAAATCTATGGGACAGAAATTATTGCAGAAAAACAACGAAATCTGGCTTATGGGTAAAATGGTCGAATACATTGATGAGAAAGTCCTAACAGACAGAATTCGAGTTTTTGATTCGATGGAAGAAACTATTAACATGCTTTAA
- a CDS encoding transketolase has protein sequence MKPNTQQLSDLTIQVRRDILRMVHAVNSGHPGGSLGCTEFLVTLYQNIMDRKEGFDMDGIGEDLFFLSNGHISPVFYSVLARSGYFPVSELATFRLLDSRLQGHPTTHEGLPGVRIASGSLGQGLSVALGAAQAKKLNKDNHIVYSLHGDGELQEGQNWEAIMYASAKKVDNIIATIDLNGKQIDGTTDEVLPMGSIRAKFEAFDWDVLEIKEGNSIDAIIAGLTDAKSRTGKGKPVCILLHTEMGNGVDFMMHTHAWHGKAPNNDQLASALGQNISTLADY, from the coding sequence ATGAAGCCTAACACACAACAATTAAGCGATTTAACGATCCAAGTAAGAAGAGATATTCTTAGAATGGTACATGCTGTAAACTCTGGACACCCAGGTGGTTCATTAGGTTGTACTGAATTTTTGGTAACATTATATCAAAACATAATGGACCGCAAAGAAGGTTTTGATATGGACGGAATTGGAGAAGATTTATTTTTCCTTTCAAACGGACACATTTCACCAGTCTTTTATAGCGTTCTAGCACGCAGTGGTTATTTTCCAGTTTCAGAATTAGCAACTTTCAGATTATTAGATTCTCGCTTACAAGGACACCCAACAACTCACGAAGGTTTACCTGGAGTTCGTATTGCATCTGGTTCATTAGGACAAGGTTTATCTGTAGCTTTGGGAGCTGCTCAAGCTAAAAAATTAAACAAAGACAATCATATCGTATATAGTTTACACGGAGACGGAGAATTGCAAGAAGGTCAGAACTGGGAAGCGATTATGTACGCTTCTGCTAAGAAAGTAGACAACATTATTGCAACAATCGACCTTAATGGTAAACAAATTGATGGAACAACTGATGAAGTTCTGCCAATGGGAAGTATTCGCGCTAAATTTGAAGCTTTTGACTGGGATGTTTTAGAAATCAAAGAAGGAAACAGCATTGATGCTATCATCGCTGGTTTAACTGATGCTAAATCAAGAACAGGAAAAGGAAAACCAGTTTGCATTTTATTACATACAGAAATGGGTAATGGTGTAGATTTCATGATGCACACTCATGCTTGGCATGGTAAAGCACCAAACAATGATCAATTGGCTAGTGCTTTAGGTCAAAACATTTCAACTTTAGCGGATTATTAA
- a CDS encoding phosphoribosyltransferase domain-containing protein, with protein MSSNIILTNQEIEHKIKRIAYQIYETFVDEEEVVIAGIASNGFLFAEKIASALSNISTLKVSICEVKINKQNPQQAIQTSLSPEEYKNKGLVLVDDVLNSGTTLIYAVRHFLDVPLKKFKTAVLVDRNHKKYPVKADFKGISLSTSLLEHVQVVFNSENGDYASLS; from the coding sequence ATGAGCAGCAATATAATCTTGACCAATCAAGAAATCGAACATAAAATAAAACGTATCGCTTACCAAATTTACGAGACTTTTGTAGACGAAGAAGAAGTTGTTATTGCCGGAATTGCTTCTAACGGATTTCTTTTTGCCGAAAAAATCGCTTCGGCGCTTAGCAATATTTCAACCTTAAAAGTTTCGATCTGCGAAGTCAAAATAAACAAACAAAATCCGCAACAAGCCATACAAACTTCATTAAGCCCTGAAGAATACAAAAACAAAGGCTTAGTTCTAGTTGATGATGTATTGAACTCTGGAACTACATTAATCTATGCTGTTCGTCATTTCTTAGACGTTCCGCTTAAAAAATTCAAAACAGCAGTACTTGTTGACCGAAATCATAAAAAATATCCAGTAAAAGCAGATTTCAAGGGAATTTCGCTTTCCACTTCCTTACTAGAGCATGTTCAAGTTGTTTTCAATTCAGAAAACGGCGACTATGCTTCTTTAAGTTAA
- a CDS encoding LptF/LptG family permease: protein MLSIIDKYILKRYLGTFSVMLLLFAPIGIVIDVSEKVNKMLENKIPFGDIAFYYYNFTIYFINSLFPIFLFLSVIWFTSKLANNTEIIAILSSGISFTRFLRPYIIGATIVSIFVLLMGFFIVPAASEGYNNFRYTYLKGNGKELMRGENTNVFRQINDHDFIFVNSFNEESKTAFNFSLEHFEKEKLTYKITASRIKWDPKKKIYVLYDYTKRTVGELNDVIEKSPEKNVAFKFELADLTPVVYIAETLTLGKLIDFIEKERKRGSGNINTYLVVLYKKYSIPVSAFILTIIAVSVSSMKRRGGMGMNLAIGIAIAFSFVFFDKIFGTLAEKSTFSPLLAVWFPNIVFGILAVYLLRNAKR from the coding sequence ATGCTTTCAATAATAGATAAATACATCTTAAAAAGGTACCTCGGGACATTTTCTGTGATGCTTCTTTTATTTGCACCCATCGGAATCGTAATTGATGTTTCTGAAAAGGTAAATAAAATGCTTGAAAACAAGATTCCGTTTGGAGATATTGCCTTCTATTATTATAATTTTACAATTTATTTTATTAATTCGCTGTTTCCGATATTCTTGTTTTTATCGGTAATTTGGTTTACTTCAAAGTTGGCCAACAATACAGAAATTATTGCGATTTTAAGTTCTGGAATTTCATTTACACGTTTTTTGCGTCCTTATATTATAGGTGCAACTATCGTTTCGATTTTTGTTTTGCTAATGGGATTTTTTATCGTTCCCGCTGCGAGTGAAGGCTATAACAATTTTAGATATACCTATCTGAAAGGAAATGGAAAGGAACTCATGCGTGGTGAAAACACCAATGTTTTTAGACAAATTAACGATCATGATTTTATTTTTGTAAACAGTTTTAACGAAGAATCAAAAACCGCTTTCAATTTTTCTTTGGAACATTTTGAAAAAGAAAAATTGACTTATAAAATTACTGCAAGCCGTATAAAATGGGATCCTAAAAAAAAGATTTACGTTTTATATGATTATACTAAAAGAACAGTAGGAGAACTAAATGACGTAATTGAAAAATCTCCAGAAAAAAATGTTGCCTTCAAATTTGAATTGGCCGATTTAACTCCAGTAGTTTATATTGCCGAAACGCTAACTCTGGGTAAACTGATCGACTTTATTGAAAAAGAAAGAAAAAGAGGTTCCGGAAACATCAATACCTATTTGGTTGTTCTTTATAAAAAATACAGTATTCCTGTTTCAGCATTTATTTTGACGATTATTGCGGTTTCAGTTTCTTCTATGAAGCGCCGTGGCGGAATGGGAATGAACCTTGCTATTGGAATTGCAATCGCGTTTTCATTTGTGTTCTTTGATAAAATATTTGGTACACTTGCCGAAAAATCTACATTCTCACCTTTATTAGCTGTTTGGTTCCCAAATATTGTTTTCGGAATTTTAGCAGTTTACTTATTACGTAATGCGAAACGATAA
- a CDS encoding FKBP-type peptidyl-prolyl cis-trans isomerase, which translates to MNKFKYYFVLLLAGLAIVSCNKNDDDKTEVVPLRDYQEQFNTDNADIEEYLKTNYITVTANMDVTISPITDAASQPSIMSYLDSATYPKLVLREIPYIHGITYKMYYLILREGSGVAPMNTDGVLTAYRGEYLKRVEKTDTEPEHLTTTFFDQVIYPKTVIDMYVGNVIKGWSETFPLFKTGTTTYNGDGTPNYQDFGAGVLFIPSGLGYYAAPPSSSTIPTYAPLIFSFKLYDIRRMDHENNGYSNGVLLENPDGVFDYQEDLNGDGFVRDYRDTTTYPNPPANPDDSDGDGIPDFLDHDDDGDGYTTRFELTKPTDAPFSGLSKYYPYDPILDNPATPNVDESELWAIPRRPTGELTDPTKPESITNPRKFVPEDYTAPGRLRIHLDKTYPYQKN; encoded by the coding sequence ATGAATAAATTTAAATATTATTTTGTTTTGTTACTTGCTGGTCTTGCCATCGTTTCTTGTAATAAAAATGACGATGATAAAACAGAAGTGGTTCCTTTGAGGGATTATCAAGAGCAATTTAATACTGATAATGCAGATATTGAAGAGTATTTAAAGACAAATTATATTACGGTGACAGCAAATATGGATGTAACAATTTCGCCCATAACTGATGCTGCTTCACAACCCTCAATAATGTCTTACTTAGACAGTGCTACTTATCCAAAGTTGGTTTTAAGAGAAATCCCATACATACATGGAATAACTTATAAAATGTATTATTTGATTTTAAGAGAAGGTAGTGGTGTTGCTCCAATGAATACAGATGGTGTTTTAACTGCTTATAGAGGAGAATATTTAAAACGTGTTGAAAAGACAGATACAGAGCCAGAACACTTAACAACTACTTTCTTTGATCAGGTTATATATCCAAAGACTGTTATTGATATGTATGTAGGTAATGTTATAAAGGGATGGAGTGAGACCTTTCCTCTGTTTAAAACTGGAACAACGACTTATAATGGTGATGGGACTCCAAATTACCAAGATTTTGGTGCGGGTGTTTTATTTATACCTTCAGGATTAGGATACTATGCTGCGCCACCGTCTTCAAGTACCATTCCAACTTATGCGCCTTTAATCTTTAGCTTTAAGCTTTATGATATTAGAAGAATGGATCATGAAAATAATGGTTACTCTAATGGTGTTTTATTAGAAAATCCAGATGGTGTATTTGATTATCAGGAAGATCTTAATGGTGATGGTTTTGTTCGCGATTATAGAGACACCACTACATATCCTAATCCACCTGCTAATCCAGATGATTCAGATGGTGATGGTATTCCGGATTTTCTAGATCATGATGATGATGGAGATGGATATACTACCAGATTTGAACTTACAAAACCTACAGATGCTCCTTTTTCAGGATTAAGCAAATATTATCCTTACGATCCTATTTTGGATAATCCTGCTACTCCAAATGTAGATGAAAGCGAATTGTGGGCTATTCCGAGAAGGCCAACAGGAGAACTTACTGATCCTACAAAGCCGGAGTCGATTACAAATCCTAGAAAATTTGTTCCTGAGGATTATACGGCACCAGGAAGATTAAGAATTCATTTAGATAAAACGTATCCTTATCAAAAGAACTAA
- a CDS encoding shikimate kinase: MKKIVLLGYMGCGKSTIAQNLSKITNIPFLDLDKCIEERVNLSINEIFEKHGEVYFRKLEHEMFVELLQSSDNNIIGLGGGTPCYANNHELLKGDDVVSVYLKASIDTLYNRLVHNKSKRPLIANMNEEEMKEFIAKHLFDRSFYYNQAKHKVSVDDKSVEETVQDILGILT; this comes from the coding sequence ATGAAAAAAATTGTGTTGTTAGGTTATATGGGCTGCGGAAAGTCCACAATTGCCCAAAATTTGTCAAAAATTACAAATATTCCGTTCTTAGATTTAGATAAATGTATCGAAGAAAGAGTAAATTTATCCATAAATGAGATTTTTGAGAAGCACGGAGAAGTGTATTTTCGAAAATTAGAGCATGAAATGTTCGTCGAATTGCTGCAATCTTCAGACAACAATATTATTGGTCTAGGAGGGGGTACTCCGTGTTATGCCAATAATCATGAATTATTAAAAGGAGACGATGTGGTATCTGTATATTTAAAAGCATCAATTGACACCTTATATAATAGATTGGTACATAATAAAAGCAAACGTCCTTTGATTGCCAATATGAATGAGGAAGAAATGAAAGAGTTTATCGCGAAACATTTATTCGACAGAAGTTTTTACTATAATCAGGCAAAACATAAGGTTTCGGTTGATGATAAATCTGTCGAAGAAACGGTTCAGGATATTTTAGGTATATTAACTTAA
- the tgt gene encoding tRNA guanosine(34) transglycosylase Tgt, whose product MKFDLLQKDPQSKARAGSITTDHGVIETPIFMPVGTVASVKGVHQRELKDDINPDIILGNTYHLYLRPQTEILEKAGGLHKFMNWDRNILTDSGGYQVYSLSSNRKIKEEGVKFKSHIDGSYHFFTPENVMEIQRTIGADIIMAFDECTPYPCDYRYAQRSMHMTHRWLDRCINHLEKVPYKYGYEQTFFPIVQGSTYKDLRRQSAEYIANAGQQGNAIGGLSVGEPAEEMYAMTEVVCEILPEDKPRYLMGVGTPINILENIALGIDMFDCVMPTRNARNGMLFTANGTINIKNKKWEADFSPIDEMGHTFVDTEYTKAYLRHLFAANEYLGKQIATIHNLGFYMWLVREARKHILAGDFRPWKEMMVKNMSQRL is encoded by the coding sequence ATGAAGTTTGATTTATTACAAAAAGATCCGCAGTCAAAAGCAAGAGCGGGTAGTATTACTACAGATCACGGAGTTATAGAAACTCCTATTTTTATGCCAGTTGGTACTGTTGCTTCTGTAAAAGGAGTGCATCAGCGTGAATTGAAAGACGATATTAATCCGGATATTATTCTTGGAAATACCTATCATTTGTATTTGCGTCCGCAGACAGAAATTTTAGAGAAAGCGGGCGGATTGCATAAATTCATGAACTGGGACCGTAATATTTTGACTGATTCTGGAGGATATCAAGTATATTCTCTTTCTTCAAACAGAAAAATTAAAGAAGAAGGGGTAAAATTTAAATCGCACATTGACGGTTCTTACCATTTTTTTACGCCAGAAAATGTAATGGAAATTCAGCGTACAATTGGTGCTGATATTATTATGGCATTTGATGAATGTACGCCTTATCCTTGTGATTACAGATACGCTCAGCGTTCCATGCATATGACGCATCGTTGGTTGGACAGATGTATCAATCATTTAGAAAAAGTACCTTATAAATACGGTTACGAACAAACATTTTTCCCGATTGTTCAAGGAAGTACTTATAAAGATCTTCGACGCCAGTCGGCAGAATATATTGCTAATGCAGGACAACAAGGAAATGCAATCGGCGGACTTTCTGTTGGGGAGCCAGCGGAAGAAATGTATGCTATGACGGAAGTTGTCTGCGAAATTCTTCCTGAAGATAAACCTCGTTATTTAATGGGTGTTGGAACTCCAATTAATATTTTAGAAAATATTGCGTTAGGAATTGATATGTTCGATTGCGTTATGCCAACTCGTAATGCAAGAAACGGAATGTTATTTACAGCAAACGGGACAATCAATATCAAAAATAAAAAATGGGAAGCAGATTTTTCTCCAATTGATGAAATGGGACATACTTTTGTGGATACAGAATATACAAAAGCCTATTTGCGTCACCTGTTTGCGGCCAACGAATATTTAGGAAAGCAAATTGCTACTATTCATAATCTTGGTTTCTATATGTGGTTGGTTCGTGAGGCAAGAAAACATATCTTAGCCGGAGATTTTAGACCATGGAAAGAAATGATGGTTAAAAATATGAGTCAGCGTCTTTAA
- a CDS encoding tetratricopeptide repeat protein, with protein sequence MKNLLLASFIMVSCSTWAQSATGYFDKAMKKAEAGNTKGAIADYTKAISMNSKFVEAYQNRGVAKFKLNDLKGAQADFSKTIELDDMNADAFTGRANVNYKLQNYEGTIEDCTASLGLNPKDYVAYNLRGLAYNKIGDKKNCCKDFTKAIELGSQSAAKNRATFCK encoded by the coding sequence ATGAAAAACCTACTATTAGCATCATTTATAATGGTGTCGTGCTCGACTTGGGCGCAATCTGCAACAGGCTATTTTGACAAAGCCATGAAAAAAGCTGAAGCTGGAAATACAAAAGGCGCAATCGCCGATTATACCAAAGCCATCAGCATGAACTCTAAATTTGTCGAAGCTTATCAGAACCGTGGCGTGGCAAAATTCAAGCTAAACGATTTAAAAGGCGCTCAAGCGGACTTTAGCAAAACAATCGAGTTAGACGACATGAATGCAGACGCTTTTACCGGCAGAGCCAATGTCAATTACAAACTGCAAAACTACGAAGGAACAATTGAAGATTGCACAGCTTCTTTAGGTTTAAACCCAAAAGATTATGTTGCCTACAATTTAAGAGGATTGGCCTACAACAAAATTGGTGATAAGAAAAATTGCTGTAAGGATTTTACAAAAGCAATTGAATTAGGAAGCCAAAGCGCCGCAAAAAATAGAGCCACTTTCTGCAAATAA
- a CDS encoding transketolase family protein, whose translation MKKYENTGSKDTRSGFGAGMTELGQKNENVVALCADLIGSLKFDDFKKNHPERFFQIGIAEANMIGIAAGLTIGGKIPFTGTFANFSTGRVYDQIRQSVAYSDKNVKICASHAGLTLGEDGATHQILEDIGLMKMLPGMTVINTCDYNQTKAATLALADHHGPAYLRFGRPVVPNFTPADEPFVIGKAILLNEGTDVTIIATGHLVWEALIAAEALEAKGISAEVINIHTIKPLDEEAILKSVAKTKCVVTAEEHNYLGGLGESVSGVLALNNPTPQEFVAVKDSFGESGTPEQLMEKYKLNNQAIVEAVERVIKRK comes from the coding sequence ATGAAAAAATACGAAAATACAGGAAGTAAAGATACTCGTTCTGGTTTTGGAGCGGGAATGACTGAACTAGGTCAAAAAAATGAAAATGTTGTTGCATTATGTGCTGACTTAATTGGATCATTAAAATTTGATGATTTCAAGAAAAATCACCCAGAGCGTTTTTTCCAAATCGGAATCGCTGAAGCGAACATGATCGGAATCGCTGCAGGTTTAACAATTGGTGGAAAAATTCCTTTTACTGGAACTTTCGCGAACTTTTCTACAGGAAGAGTTTACGATCAAATACGTCAATCTGTTGCTTACTCAGATAAAAATGTAAAAATCTGTGCTTCTCACGCTGGTTTAACTTTAGGAGAAGATGGAGCAACTCACCAAATTTTAGAAGATATTGGTTTAATGAAAATGTTGCCTGGAATGACTGTAATCAATACTTGCGATTACAACCAAACTAAAGCTGCAACTTTAGCATTAGCAGATCACCATGGCCCAGCGTATTTACGTTTCGGACGTCCAGTTGTACCTAACTTTACTCCTGCTGATGAGCCTTTCGTAATTGGAAAAGCAATTTTATTAAACGAAGGAACTGATGTTACAATCATTGCTACCGGACACTTAGTTTGGGAAGCTCTTATTGCTGCTGAAGCTCTTGAAGCGAAGGGAATTTCTGCTGAAGTAATCAACATCCATACAATTAAGCCTCTTGATGAAGAAGCTATTTTAAAATCTGTTGCTAAAACTAAATGTGTAGTTACTGCTGAAGAGCACAACTACCTTGGAGGTCTTGGAGAAAGTGTTTCTGGAGTATTAGCTTTAAACAATCCAACTCCACAAGAATTTGTAGCTGTTAAAGATAGTTTTGGAGAATCTGGAACTCCAGAGCAATTAATGGAAAAATACAAATTAAACAATCAAGCAATTGTTGAAGCTGTAGAAAGAGTTATCAAAAGAAAATAA